The genomic DNA ACCCAAAAAGCTATTTTGCTCCTATTTGCCAATCCTGCTTCCTACTACGGCACTTAGCAACTAATCTATCGTATTAAAAGAGCTGTTGGACGGCTATTGTGAAAAATTCACAGCTATTCTATACTTTGAAGAAAGAGCAGGAGGTGGAACGATGGCCTTTATGATTGCACAACGGGCATATATCAAGCTCTATTTGATTTCGATGGTAGAGCAGCGAAGGGGCTACGGTTACCAGATGCTTGAAGAGTTGAAGGAAGAGTTCAAGCCGTTTGGCTATGTTCCTCCGCAGAGCGAAATATACCGGGCCCTTCATGAGCTCGTGCAGGAAGGGGTACTGTATCGCTCGAAGCATCTGAAAGGGAATGATCCCAGCGTGGATTTCCAAGAAATCGTACTCTATGATTTTACCGATGACGGACATGAGAAGGCCGAGCTGTACAAGAAGCAGGTTAAGGTCGATTTAGACCGCTGCATCGGTATGTTGAACAAGGCTGTTGCCGATAATTATTGAGTTTTGTGCATAAATAGGACATATTTATTCTAGGACTAATCCGATTTGTATTGTATTATTTGACAACATGAAGTAACATAAATTGTATATTCATAACCGAATATTGTGGGAACAGGTGCTTCAATCACCGTCGATTGAAGCTTAAAAGGGAAGTCCGGTGCAATGCCGGCGCGGTCCCGCCACTGTAACAGAGGAGCTGGGAGCATGGGTGCCACTGATGATCCGTCATTGGGAAGGCAGCTGTCCAGTTATGATTCTGAAGCCAGGAGACCTGCCTGTTCTGTCAGCACTGCTGTACCTACGGGAGATAGGGAGGTGTTAAAGATTTGAGCCATCGCGCAGTAGACGAGGGTCCTCTTTAGCCATTCCAGCTATAGGGGACCCTTTTTGTTATTGGAAGAACTTACACTGGGGAGGAATTGTGAATGAGTCATACGGTAAAAAGCGGAAATTTAGGTTATCCGAGAATCGGCGGACAACGGGAATGGAAAAAAGCGATTGAAGCCTATTGGACTGGCAAACTGGACGAGCAGCAGCTGCACGGGCAATTAACGGAAATACGGCTTCATAATTTACGGCAGCAGCGG from Paenibacillus woosongensis includes the following:
- a CDS encoding helix-turn-helix transcriptional regulator; translated protein: MAFMIAQRAYIKLYLISMVEQRRGYGYQMLEELKEEFKPFGYVPPQSEIYRALHELVQEGVLYRSKHLKGNDPSVDFQEIVLYDFTDDGHEKAELYKKQVKVDLDRCIGMLNKAVADNY